The proteins below are encoded in one region of Longimicrobiales bacterium:
- a CDS encoding sugar isomerase domain-containing protein — translation MIATEWLSQARALLETIEATQLDAVKDAATIMADSIEAERWVHTFGCGHATIPVEEMYPRIGGFVGFHPMVELPLTFFTRITGEMGIHQFLFLERAEGYGREIMKSYTFDPRDCMWIFSHSGINNVNIDVALRAKELGMKVIVTGSAAGFRDVKSRHSSGRKVFDIADVVIDSCVPATDAAVPIRNHYDRLGPLSTLGFVGVVWTTILTVAEILVERGVKLHIHPSHNIPGDTTAHDRLDAALAEYRRRSAGL, via the coding sequence ATGATTGCCACGGAATGGCTGAGCCAGGCTCGCGCACTTCTGGAAACCATAGAAGCAACCCAGCTGGATGCGGTGAAGGACGCCGCCACGATCATGGCGGACTCGATCGAGGCCGAACGCTGGGTCCACACGTTCGGCTGCGGCCATGCAACGATCCCGGTGGAGGAGATGTACCCGCGCATCGGCGGCTTCGTCGGGTTCCATCCGATGGTCGAGCTGCCGCTCACCTTCTTCACGCGCATCACCGGTGAGATGGGGATCCACCAGTTCCTGTTCCTGGAGCGCGCGGAAGGCTACGGCCGCGAGATCATGAAGAGCTACACCTTCGACCCGCGCGACTGCATGTGGATCTTCTCGCACTCCGGGATCAACAACGTCAATATCGACGTCGCGTTGCGTGCGAAGGAGCTCGGCATGAAGGTCATCGTGACCGGCTCGGCGGCGGGATTCCGGGACGTGAAGAGCCGGCACTCGTCGGGCAGGAAGGTGTTCGACATTGCCGACGTCGTCATCGATTCATGCGTGCCCGCCACCGACGCGGCAGTGCCGATCCGGAACCACTACGACCGGCTCGGTCCGCTTTCGACGCTGGGCTTCGTGGGCGTCGTATGGACGACGATCCTGACCGTCGCCGAGATCCTGGTGGAGCGCGGGGTGAAGCTGCACATCCACCCGTCGCACAACATTCCGGGCGATACTACCGCGCATGACCGGCTGGACGCGGCACTGGCGGAGTACAGGCGGCGGAGTGCGGGGCTGTAG
- a CDS encoding MFS transporter, translated as MTEYRRGAAFGLACAGMLVFGVVLTSLGAVLPEITERFGVSKAEAGSLFTLLSFGILVGSLVFGPWVDRTGYRVPLAAGIGIVAIGLEMLAWGTSLSALRAGVALIGFGGGIVNGGTNALVADISTENKAAALSLLGVFFGVGAVGVPFALGVLTGTIAYTTLLALLGGLAALPLVATLLIALPAPKQPHSFPLRQVAGLLKDRPLLILGAMLFLQSGMEITMGGWSATFAREELALGARAALLFLSLYWLGMMSARLALGSLLKRVAPAGAVLTCIGIALAGSILLLTTGSIALAAVGIFLVGAGFAATFPVVVGWIGERYAALSGTAISIALIMALSGGMLLPYLAGVIGGTAGLRNSLLVVPLALVGSAMLLVSLRAKRLLGVTTQ; from the coding sequence ATGACAGAGTATCGGCGAGGCGCGGCGTTCGGACTCGCATGCGCGGGCATGCTGGTGTTCGGCGTCGTGCTCACATCGCTGGGCGCCGTGCTGCCCGAGATCACGGAGCGCTTCGGCGTGTCCAAGGCAGAGGCGGGTTCGCTGTTCACGCTGCTCAGCTTCGGCATCCTGGTGGGCTCGCTGGTCTTCGGCCCGTGGGTCGATCGTACGGGGTACCGTGTGCCGCTCGCCGCCGGCATCGGCATCGTCGCAATCGGACTGGAGATGCTGGCGTGGGGGACGTCGCTCAGTGCACTGCGCGCGGGTGTCGCGCTCATCGGGTTCGGCGGCGGCATCGTGAATGGCGGCACCAACGCACTGGTCGCCGACATCAGCACCGAGAACAAGGCGGCCGCGCTCAGCCTGCTCGGCGTGTTCTTCGGCGTCGGCGCCGTCGGCGTCCCGTTCGCGCTCGGCGTGCTGACCGGAACGATCGCTTACACCACGCTGCTGGCGCTGCTCGGCGGCCTGGCCGCACTGCCGTTGGTTGCGACGCTGCTCATCGCGCTGCCGGCACCCAAGCAGCCCCACTCGTTTCCGCTGCGCCAGGTGGCCGGTCTGCTGAAGGACCGGCCGCTGCTGATCCTCGGCGCCATGCTGTTCCTGCAGAGCGGCATGGAGATCACGATGGGCGGCTGGAGTGCGACGTTCGCCCGCGAAGAGCTCGCGCTCGGCGCGCGCGCGGCGCTGCTCTTTCTTTCGCTGTACTGGCTAGGCATGATGAGCGCGCGCCTGGCGCTGGGATCGCTGCTGAAACGCGTGGCGCCCGCCGGCGCCGTGCTCACATGCATCGGCATCGCCCTCGCCGGCTCGATCCTGCTGCTCACGACCGGCAGCATCGCGCTCGCGGCCGTGGGGATCTTCCTGGTCGGGGCCGGCTTCGCGGCCACCTTCCCCGTGGTCGTCGGCTGGATCGGCGAGCGCTACGCCGCACTGTCCGGCACCGCGATCAGCATTGCACTGATCATGGCGCTCTCGGGCGGCATGCTGCTGCCCTACCTCGCCGGGGTCATCGGCGGTACGGCCGGGCTGCGCAACTCTCTCCTCGTAGTTCCTCTCGCGCTGGTGGGATCGGCAATGCTGCTCGTCTCACTGCGCGCCAAACGCTTACTGGGTGTGACGACGCAATGA
- a CDS encoding ROK family protein, protein MTGILALDLGGTKLAAALFTPDGSILQRTSVPIDGRQGSDVGALILESVRQFGQQGAIRSVGVAVPGIYRSATGTVWAPNIPGWDDYPLHAELRATLGADVACAVESDRTCYILGEVWQGSARGARNAVFIAVGTGIGAGIMVDGRILRGHADITGAIGWLALDRPYQDPYRDCGNFEYYASGPGIARAAGMSTESAFAKRTSDPAARTAIERAVAYWGMAVANLVSLLNPEVIVFGGGVFGPGVELLDDIHREALQWAQPISIRQVRLVPSALGGDAGLYGAARVALDQLPATGTGIRI, encoded by the coding sequence ATGACCGGCATCCTCGCCCTCGACCTGGGCGGCACCAAGCTCGCCGCCGCGCTCTTCACGCCGGACGGTTCGATCCTTCAGCGAACGAGCGTCCCGATCGACGGCCGGCAGGGTAGCGACGTCGGTGCACTGATCCTGGAGAGCGTACGACAGTTCGGGCAGCAGGGTGCGATCCGGTCCGTCGGCGTTGCAGTGCCCGGCATCTACCGTTCGGCGACCGGCACGGTCTGGGCGCCGAACATCCCGGGCTGGGACGACTACCCGCTGCATGCCGAGCTGCGCGCGACGCTCGGCGCCGACGTCGCATGTGCGGTGGAGAGTGACCGCACCTGCTACATCCTCGGTGAGGTGTGGCAGGGCAGTGCGCGCGGCGCGCGCAATGCCGTTTTCATTGCAGTGGGGACCGGCATCGGTGCGGGGATCATGGTGGATGGCCGCATCCTCCGTGGCCATGCCGACATCACCGGTGCGATCGGCTGGCTCGCGCTGGACCGACCGTACCAGGATCCGTACCGCGACTGCGGCAACTTCGAGTACTACGCGTCCGGCCCGGGCATCGCACGCGCTGCGGGCATGTCGACGGAATCCGCGTTTGCGAAGCGCACGAGCGATCCCGCTGCGCGCACTGCGATCGAGCGCGCCGTCGCATACTGGGGCATGGCGGTCGCGAACCTGGTCAGCCTGCTCAACCCCGAGGTGATCGTGTTCGGCGGCGGGGTTTTCGGCCCGGGCGTCGAGCTGCTGGACGACATCCATCGCGAAGCGTTGCAGTGGGCGCAGCCCATCAGCATCCGGCAGGTCCGGCTCGTGCCCAGCGCGCTGGGCGGAGATGCCGGGCTGTACGGCGCTGCGCGCGTGGCGCTCGATCAACTCCCCGCGACCGGCACAGGCATCCGCATATGA